The Pyrococcus kukulkanii genome contains a region encoding:
- a CDS encoding DNA topoisomerase IV subunit A — MKLKRQKPREKFSYDPQKVLKKLEEVAQKILEDVKAGKNPYFDVPTRGLNNVYFDEEARLIRMGDKLSRRYFLNVAHARKFMQTLLLMAYVKRLVSEGKHASLREAYYANKHTIPGTKENTFEDQSESDPIIEDLERMLGVLREEMHITADRRGYIYGDIVIKDGEDEFNASKLGTGGWAVPGTVEHIQFPEVNVDYVLVVETAAMADRLIEEKYPKRENCLIVATQGQASRGVRRLIHRLHYEEGLPIIVFTDGDPYGWYIYSTIKQGSINLAYLSEKLATPDAKFVGMTMDDIKEYGLENVTEKLKGIPPDKKGGPTGDYKRIIEELNYPWFQNKEWQRQLKLALKWGVRIEQQALANKSLEFVAKEYLPEKIREGKLLP; from the coding sequence TTGAAGCTGAAGCGACAGAAGCCTAGGGAGAAGTTCTCTTACGATCCTCAGAAGGTTCTCAAAAAGCTTGAGGAGGTAGCTCAAAAGATACTTGAAGATGTTAAGGCAGGTAAGAATCCCTACTTTGATGTTCCAACAAGAGGGTTAAATAACGTATACTTCGATGAAGAAGCGAGACTGATAAGGATGGGCGATAAGCTCTCAAGGAGATACTTCCTCAACGTGGCTCATGCGAGGAAGTTCATGCAAACCCTACTCTTAATGGCCTATGTTAAGAGGCTGGTAAGTGAAGGAAAGCACGCGAGCTTAAGAGAAGCGTACTATGCCAACAAGCACACTATCCCAGGGACTAAGGAGAACACGTTCGAAGATCAGAGCGAGAGCGATCCAATAATAGAGGATCTCGAGAGGATGCTTGGTGTCCTAAGAGAGGAAATGCATATTACAGCGGATAGAAGAGGATACATCTATGGAGATATAGTCATCAAGGATGGAGAAGATGAGTTCAATGCATCTAAACTCGGTACGGGTGGTTGGGCAGTTCCTGGGACAGTAGAGCACATTCAGTTTCCGGAAGTAAACGTTGATTACGTTCTCGTCGTTGAGACCGCGGCAATGGCTGACAGGCTTATTGAGGAAAAATATCCGAAGAGGGAAAACTGTTTAATCGTGGCAACCCAGGGTCAGGCTTCGAGAGGTGTTAGAAGGTTAATCCACAGGCTCCACTATGAGGAGGGTCTCCCAATAATAGTCTTCACCGACGGTGACCCCTACGGTTGGTACATTTACTCTACGATTAAGCAGGGATCTATTAATCTTGCCTATCTAAGCGAGAAGCTCGCAACTCCCGATGCAAAGTTCGTTGGGATGACAATGGACGACATAAAGGAGTATGGCCTTGAGAACGTTACCGAGAAGCTCAAGGGAATCCCCCCAGACAAGAAGGGAGGTCCTACTGGAGATTACAAGAGGATAATTGAAGAGCTTAACTATCCATGGTTCCAGAACAAGGAGTGGCAGAGGCAACTTAAGCTCGCGCTTAAGTGGGGGGTCAGGATTGAACAGCAGGCTCTGGCAAATAAGAGCTTGGAGTTCGTGGCAAAGGAGTATTTGCCCGAGAAAATAAGGGAGGGTAAGCTCCTTCCGTGA
- a CDS encoding DUF530 family protein: MPTTEELIARVNKTLDDIAIDTPGLFDDFDVPKLFFVFKNRLDILKDLEEELERRVGELGPAPVFKDKKSKDPHLSWIYRKRHYRSLTLERLRAAITAHKMALAILDSNYTLKKGKVEIPLESLKKSDIPKVRVVEKPVRLGRIDILPYLAYSGDVLRLLGQRGIDIREHFKFIKSKLREEGTVRKEKFRIEVEYWEDGKLKKEKLDLPVDADIEGELRKRFGRRFRWRVLSYVKTVGVLINNHYTVDNLALAYSTLNPKDGARLLALDIFRYYFLTSEKERENISLYPGIRSCIDCHYSLFDIPFKERTDFKVGFGSLLLIRKCEIEKMLVKKRSDITRLPNYVLGGVILYGISSFTEEEVANLLEIDIGELREGIRKFVVSGLHKVVFSDVSKFEKFMPKSEKAKKFLELLQG; encoded by the coding sequence ATGCCGACTACTGAGGAGCTAATAGCGAGGGTAAATAAAACATTGGATGATATAGCAATAGACACCCCAGGGTTATTTGATGATTTTGACGTTCCAAAATTATTTTTTGTTTTCAAAAACAGGTTAGACATTCTAAAGGATCTAGAAGAGGAGTTAGAGAGGAGAGTAGGCGAATTAGGTCCGGCTCCAGTATTTAAGGATAAAAAATCGAAAGATCCTCATCTCTCATGGATATATAGGAAGAGGCACTACAGATCACTAACCCTTGAAAGGCTGAGGGCTGCAATAACCGCTCATAAAATGGCCTTAGCTATCCTTGACTCTAACTACACGCTAAAGAAAGGCAAAGTCGAAATTCCCTTAGAGTCTTTAAAGAAGAGTGATATTCCTAAAGTTAGAGTCGTTGAAAAACCTGTTAGACTTGGAAGGATTGACATATTGCCCTACTTAGCTTACTCGGGGGATGTTTTGAGGTTGCTTGGTCAAAGAGGGATTGACATTAGGGAACATTTCAAGTTCATAAAGAGTAAACTTAGGGAAGAGGGTACAGTAAGGAAAGAGAAGTTCAGAATAGAGGTTGAGTATTGGGAGGATGGAAAGCTCAAAAAGGAAAAGCTTGACTTACCAGTTGATGCTGACATAGAGGGAGAGTTAAGGAAGAGGTTCGGGAGAAGGTTTAGATGGAGAGTTTTGAGCTATGTTAAAACCGTAGGTGTTCTAATAAACAACCACTATACAGTTGATAACCTTGCCCTTGCATATTCTACCCTGAATCCAAAAGATGGTGCTAGATTGTTAGCTCTCGACATTTTCAGGTACTACTTTTTGACCTCAGAGAAAGAAAGGGAGAACATCTCGCTATATCCTGGGATAAGGTCATGTATAGATTGTCACTATTCCCTATTTGACATACCATTCAAAGAGAGGACAGACTTCAAGGTTGGGTTTGGCAGTCTGCTCCTAATAAGGAAGTGCGAAATAGAAAAGATGCTTGTTAAGAAGAGAAGTGACATAACAAGATTGCCTAACTATGTTTTGGGCGGGGTTATACTGTATGGAATCTCAAGCTTTACTGAGGAAGAGGTAGCCAATCTTCTCGAGATAGACATTGGTGAGCTTAGGGAGGGAATTAGAAAGTTCGTGGTTTCGGGCCTTCACAAGGTTGTGTTCTCAGATGTAAGC